From a single Acidobacteriota bacterium genomic region:
- the lipA gene encoding lipoyl synthase, giving the protein MSESLVQIGAKAPAPRPKTGAEKVVQLGAQAASPCAPPKVEKLVKIGAEAPPRREPRPDWLKVRLATPSEYHKVRRLVEKLNLNTVCEEARCPNIYECWGQHGTATFMILGDICTRRCGFCAVATGRPKKGVDVDEPDHVAEAVETMGLRHAVITSVDRDDLPDGGAEHFANVIDAIHERNPETAVEVLTPDFRGVGEALDIVLGARPEVFSHNMETVPRMYRKARPGSRYERSLDLLADASRRREAGEYDGRVKTALMMGIGETDDEIRTTLEDIRCAGVEIVTLGQYLQPTKQHLPVDRWVSPAEFDELRSYALGLGFDHCEAGPLVRSSYHAHEHVKGAAAARS; this is encoded by the coding sequence TCCAACTCGGCGCTCAGGCAGCGTCGCCGTGCGCTCCGCCGAAGGTAGAGAAGCTGGTCAAGATCGGTGCCGAAGCGCCGCCGCGTCGCGAGCCCCGCCCCGACTGGCTCAAGGTTCGCCTCGCCACGCCGTCGGAGTACCACAAGGTGCGGCGGTTGGTGGAGAAGCTCAACCTCAACACGGTGTGCGAAGAGGCGCGCTGCCCGAACATCTATGAGTGTTGGGGGCAGCACGGCACGGCGACCTTCATGATCCTGGGGGACATCTGCACCCGCCGCTGCGGCTTCTGCGCCGTCGCCACCGGGCGTCCGAAGAAGGGCGTCGACGTCGACGAGCCGGACCACGTCGCCGAAGCGGTGGAGACCATGGGGTTGCGCCACGCCGTGATCACCTCGGTCGACCGGGACGACCTGCCGGACGGTGGAGCGGAGCACTTCGCCAACGTCATCGATGCGATCCACGAACGCAACCCGGAAACCGCGGTCGAGGTGCTGACCCCCGATTTTCGCGGTGTCGGCGAGGCCCTCGACATCGTCCTGGGAGCTCGGCCGGAGGTGTTCTCCCACAACATGGAGACGGTGCCCCGGATGTATCGCAAGGCGCGCCCCGGCTCGCGCTACGAGCGCTCCCTCGACTTGCTCGCCGACGCTTCCCGGCGGCGCGAGGCGGGAGAGTACGACGGTCGCGTCAAAACTGCGCTGATGATGGGCATCGGCGAGACCGACGACGAGATCCGCACGACCTTGGAAGACATCCGCTGCGCCGGGGTCGAAATCGTCACCCTCGGCCAGTATCTGCAACCGACCAAGCAGCATCTGCCGGTCGATCGTTGGGTCTCGCCTGCGGAGTTCGATGAGCTGCGCAGCTACGCCCTCGGTCTCGGCTTCGACCACTGCGAGGCCGGTCCGCTGGTGCGCTCCAGCTACCACGCCCACGAGCATGTCAAGGGAGCCGCTGCGGCCCGCTCCTAA
- a CDS encoding tetratricopeptide repeat protein, producing MSGQHPSRSKLLSYLLADLSSVEMSQVVRHLAGGCEQCASNIELHPNGNRPTPETRPGSWHSAAEQFGGAFEEVFDQVLDRVRSSGCGALEVMPADRQRLTALHDLPFGRQRLLVQNSTSYHAPGTVLALLAESWSIRFEAPARMLELAELAVVCSLSCGGSQQGGGSLHGGSESLDQSLVSDLRARSFALKANALRIGGDIRAAREALDEAERWLLQGSGGPREVAEHLEVRAILSAYGSANPEAIAALRMAIALYRACGEGHLMGRALLNLGYLLSRQGDFNAEVELVQEALSHLDAQLEPTLVLAGWHNLLHSLHSMGRNREALKLLAQARPLYLEVGDRMSLVRFQWLEGLIAESLERFEQAEGCYQEVRKRFVEASVPIDAALASLDLAALLLKQERHAEVMRLSSEMLSVFRAHQVEEEALAALILLSQAAKRRELTVAVLNEVGERLDRVQASS from the coding sequence ATGTCGGGGCAGCATCCCAGTCGTTCCAAGCTCCTGAGCTATCTCTTGGCGGACCTTTCGTCCGTCGAGATGTCTCAGGTGGTTCGCCATCTGGCGGGCGGCTGCGAGCAGTGCGCCTCGAACATCGAGCTTCACCCCAACGGGAACCGTCCGACCCCCGAAACCCGCCCCGGTAGCTGGCACTCGGCGGCTGAGCAGTTCGGCGGGGCGTTCGAGGAAGTTTTCGATCAGGTGCTCGATCGGGTTCGCTCTTCCGGCTGCGGTGCATTGGAAGTCATGCCGGCGGATCGACAGCGACTCACCGCGCTGCACGATCTGCCCTTCGGTCGGCAGCGCCTGCTGGTTCAGAACAGCACCTCCTACCACGCCCCCGGCACGGTCTTGGCTCTTCTCGCCGAAAGCTGGTCGATTCGCTTCGAAGCACCGGCCAGAATGCTGGAGCTGGCAGAGCTTGCGGTGGTTTGCTCGCTGAGCTGTGGCGGTTCTCAGCAGGGCGGTGGCTCACTACACGGTGGGAGCGAGTCGCTGGATCAATCTCTGGTGTCCGATCTCAGGGCACGAAGCTTCGCGTTGAAGGCCAACGCTCTTCGTATCGGTGGCGACATCCGAGCCGCTCGTGAAGCCTTGGACGAGGCCGAACGCTGGCTGCTGCAGGGAAGCGGTGGCCCGCGAGAGGTTGCCGAGCACCTCGAGGTGAGGGCAATTCTCTCGGCCTATGGGTCGGCGAATCCGGAGGCCATCGCGGCGTTGCGCATGGCGATCGCCCTCTATCGCGCCTGCGGCGAGGGGCACTTGATGGGGCGAGCCTTGCTCAACCTTGGCTACCTGCTCAGCCGACAGGGTGACTTCAACGCCGAAGTCGAGCTCGTCCAGGAGGCCCTCAGCCACCTCGACGCGCAGCTCGAGCCGACCCTGGTTCTGGCCGGCTGGCACAACCTGCTGCACTCTTTGCACAGCATGGGCCGGAATCGTGAAGCGCTCAAGCTGCTGGCTCAAGCGCGACCGCTATACCTGGAAGTCGGTGACCGCATGTCGCTGGTTCGTTTCCAGTGGCTCGAGGGCCTGATCGCCGAGTCCCTTGAACGGTTCGAGCAGGCCGAGGGCTGCTATCAAGAGGTGCGCAAGCGCTTCGTAGAGGCGTCGGTGCCGATCGATGCCGCGCTCGCTTCCCTCGACCTCGCGGCTCTGTTGCTCAAGCAGGAACGCCACGCCGAGGTGATGCGCCTGAGCAGCGAAATGCTGAGTGTTTTTCGTGCCCATCAGGTCGAAGAAGAGGCTCTGGCGGCGCTGATCTTGCTGAGTCAGGCGGCCAAGCGGCGCGAGCTGACGGTGGCTGTCCTGAACGAGGTCGGCGAGCGTCTCGACCGCGTTCAAGCTTCCTCCTAG
- a CDS encoding GNAT family N-acetyltransferase, whose protein sequence is MTTSNLRVRPLDELDLEAIGDIDERISGLYRPDYWERRVGYYLRRDPDASLVAELDGRVVGFMFGEVRSGEFGLDEATGWIEVLGVDPDCRGRDVGRSMADRMCEHFRARGAVAVRTFVDDERDDLGGFFSALGFEPASLRPYVRSL, encoded by the coding sequence ATGACGACATCCAATTTGCGAGTCAGGCCTCTGGACGAGCTCGATCTCGAGGCCATCGGGGACATCGACGAGCGCATCTCCGGTCTCTATCGGCCGGATTATTGGGAGCGTCGGGTGGGTTATTACCTGCGCCGAGACCCGGATGCGTCGCTGGTCGCCGAGCTCGATGGCCGGGTCGTGGGATTCATGTTCGGCGAAGTGCGATCGGGTGAGTTCGGCCTCGACGAGGCCACCGGCTGGATCGAGGTGCTGGGCGTCGACCCGGACTGCCGCGGCCGAGACGTCGGGCGCTCGATGGCGGATCGCATGTGTGAGCACTTCCGTGCCCGTGGAGCAGTGGCGGTGCGCACCTTCGTCGATGACGAGCGCGACGACCTCGGGGGCTTTTTCTCCGCCCTGGGCTTCGAGCCGGCATCCCTGCGCCCCTACGTGCGGTCCTTGTGA
- a CDS encoding Phenylacetic acid catabolic protein — protein MKTRSCTLPKTYHDAVLRWRDAYLPDYGFLMDNWEKHFPKDQRFELCAYRELGICNEIECGDNEGNPKVEKAADLAPEQAKHLLGAIRAQASTEFGSIQQHRLTLARAQEEEEQFWVLRMMAEELRHGYQMLHLLLDDDWSSVSQESSADMVEEILSMTTGSHVLSAFNIEFDSFVDNVVFCALIDRVGKYQLAMQKVSAYKPMAESMPQMLREEAFHLAAGVVPMRRWATQAAKGDIYVSMAMLQKAINKWLPRGAEMFGDERGGGTNVRFGLKPMKNGEAQDKYWKEVEKLVRDINLRYVRARLEDLDRKQSLGVVDQLEKGSSSHGIQPEDVLHMPDKGFFRRRGVPAFEMIGQDGRRFDDFDAYVRHLGDCLPESYLASQDFKGYLETLRKVSSGEIESGQAARQMPTLRRVGGSCPCSKSVRWVVDEPRLEPPAMAEASA, from the coding sequence ATGAAGACGAGAAGCTGCACTCTTCCGAAGACGTACCACGATGCCGTGCTGCGCTGGCGCGATGCCTATCTTCCCGACTATGGCTTCTTGATGGACAACTGGGAGAAGCACTTCCCGAAGGATCAGCGCTTCGAGCTCTGCGCCTACCGTGAGCTCGGCATCTGCAACGAGATCGAGTGCGGCGACAACGAGGGCAATCCGAAGGTCGAGAAGGCAGCAGATCTGGCGCCGGAGCAGGCGAAGCACCTGCTGGGTGCTATCCGAGCTCAGGCGAGCACCGAGTTCGGCTCGATCCAGCAGCATCGTCTGACGCTGGCGCGGGCCCAGGAGGAGGAAGAGCAGTTCTGGGTGCTTCGCATGATGGCCGAAGAGCTGCGCCACGGCTACCAGATGCTCCATCTGCTGCTCGACGACGACTGGTCCTCGGTGTCTCAAGAGAGCAGCGCCGACATGGTCGAGGAGATCCTCTCCATGACCACCGGATCGCACGTGTTGTCGGCCTTCAATATCGAGTTCGATTCCTTCGTCGACAACGTCGTCTTCTGTGCCTTGATCGATCGCGTCGGCAAGTATCAGCTCGCCATGCAGAAAGTCAGCGCCTACAAGCCGATGGCCGAGTCGATGCCGCAGATGCTGCGGGAAGAGGCCTTCCACCTGGCGGCCGGCGTGGTGCCGATGCGGCGCTGGGCGACGCAGGCGGCCAAGGGCGACATCTACGTCTCCATGGCGATGCTGCAGAAGGCGATCAACAAGTGGTTGCCGCGGGGTGCCGAGATGTTCGGTGACGAGCGTGGCGGCGGCACCAACGTACGCTTCGGTCTCAAGCCGATGAAGAACGGCGAGGCCCAGGACAAGTACTGGAAAGAGGTCGAGAAGCTGGTGCGGGACATCAACCTGCGCTACGTGCGAGCACGCCTCGAAGACCTCGATCGCAAGCAGTCTCTGGGAGTGGTGGACCAGCTCGAAAAGGGCAGCTCCTCCCACGGCATCCAGCCGGAGGATGTTCTTCACATGCCGGACAAGGGCTTCTTCCGGCGTCGCGGCGTCCCGGCCTTCGAGATGATCGGTCAGGACGGTCGGCGCTTCGACGACTTCGATGCCTACGTCCGCCACCTCGGCGACTGTTTGCCCGAGTCCTACCTCGCCAGCCAGGACTTCAAGGGCTACCTCGAGACCCTCCGCAAGGTCTCCTCCGGCGAGATCGAAAGCGGCCAAGCGGCGCGGCAGATGCCGACGCTGCGGCGCGTCGGAGGTTCCTGCCCGTGCTCGAAGTCGGTTCGCTGGGTGGTCGACGAGCCACGCCTCGAGCCGCCGGCGATGGCCGAGGCCTCGGCCTGA
- a CDS encoding proline dehydrogenase family protein, with translation MPLVPRFLIGRVAARYVAGETLDSALDTIRELNADGARATLDLLGEEVTDRAKAESATDEYIRVLEAIASNGVDSNVSVKPTMLGLKIDEDFCGEQIERLVAAAAGHQNFVRLDMEDRTCTDGTLRIYHQLRQRYSNVGVVLQAYMRRTLDDIAAVAGKGSNVRLCKGIYVEPRSVAWKGYETIRLNFLAALEKLLRQGTYVGIATHDEYLACGAVALLDKLEVPRERYEFQMLLGVDGELRRILLEGGHPLRVYVPYGREWYAYSLRRLRENPEIARHVTMAMIRRRGL, from the coding sequence ATGCCACTGGTGCCCCGTTTCCTGATCGGTCGGGTGGCGGCACGCTATGTCGCCGGCGAGACCCTCGATTCCGCCCTCGACACCATTCGCGAGCTCAATGCTGATGGTGCGCGGGCGACCCTCGACCTGCTCGGCGAGGAGGTGACGGACCGCGCCAAGGCCGAGTCCGCCACCGACGAGTACATTCGCGTTCTCGAGGCCATCGCCAGCAACGGAGTCGACTCGAACGTTTCCGTCAAACCCACCATGCTCGGGCTCAAGATCGATGAAGATTTTTGCGGCGAGCAGATTGAACGCCTGGTGGCAGCCGCCGCCGGGCATCAGAACTTCGTCCGCCTCGACATGGAGGACCGCACCTGCACCGACGGGACGCTGCGCATCTACCACCAGCTGCGGCAGCGCTATTCCAACGTCGGTGTGGTGCTGCAGGCCTACATGCGGCGAACCCTCGACGACATCGCCGCGGTGGCCGGAAAGGGCTCCAATGTCCGGCTCTGCAAGGGCATTTATGTCGAGCCCCGGTCGGTGGCCTGGAAAGGCTACGAGACCATCCGCCTCAACTTCCTCGCCGCCCTCGAGAAGCTCTTGCGCCAAGGCACCTACGTCGGCATTGCGACCCATGACGAGTACCTCGCCTGCGGCGCCGTGGCGTTGCTCGACAAGCTGGAGGTGCCGCGGGAGCGCTACGAGTTCCAAATGCTCCTCGGGGTCGACGGTGAGCTGCGCCGAATCCTGCTGGAAGGAGGCCATCCCTTGCGGGTCTATGTTCCCTACGGTCGCGAGTGGTACGCGTACTCCCTGCGCCGTCTGCGCGAGAATCCGGAGATCGCTCGTCACGTCACGATGGCGATGATTCGGAGGCGAGGGCTGTGA
- the proC gene encoding pyrroline-5-carboxylate reductase, which produces MNVSAPRRLAVIGAGKMGETLARALIESQLLAPEAVVATARHQRTLDQVGGALRVTTTLDNTEAVAAADVVLLCVKPQSAEAVLSELSEVLEPGQLLVSILAGVTLEDIERRLRPGVAVVRAMPNTASLVRAGMTALCGGRQASAEQVALARSLFDRVGRTVVLDERYFDAVTGLSASGPAFLYVVIEALAEGGVKAGLPRKVAIELASQACLGAGQMVLETGSHPALLKDAVTTPAGCTVDGILKLEEGGLRVTLIKAVSEAAARARELG; this is translated from the coding sequence GTGAACGTTTCGGCACCGCGTCGCCTGGCGGTCATCGGCGCCGGCAAGATGGGGGAGACCCTGGCCCGGGCGCTGATCGAGTCGCAGTTGCTGGCGCCGGAGGCGGTGGTGGCGACGGCGCGCCATCAGCGCACCCTCGATCAGGTCGGCGGCGCCTTGCGAGTGACCACCACCCTCGACAACACCGAGGCGGTGGCGGCTGCCGATGTGGTGCTTTTGTGCGTCAAGCCACAGAGTGCCGAGGCGGTCCTCAGTGAGCTCTCGGAGGTGCTCGAGCCGGGGCAGTTGCTGGTTTCGATTCTCGCCGGAGTCACTCTCGAGGACATCGAACGACGGCTGCGGCCGGGCGTTGCCGTGGTGCGTGCCATGCCCAACACGGCCAGCCTGGTGCGCGCCGGTATGACCGCCCTCTGCGGCGGCCGCCAGGCCAGCGCCGAGCAGGTCGCCCTGGCTCGCTCGCTGTTCGATCGTGTCGGCCGGACGGTGGTCCTCGACGAGCGCTACTTCGATGCCGTGACCGGGCTCAGCGCCAGCGGTCCGGCTTTTCTCTACGTCGTCATCGAAGCCCTCGCCGAAGGCGGAGTCAAGGCCGGGCTGCCGCGCAAGGTGGCGATCGAGCTGGCCTCCCAGGCCTGTCTCGGGGCCGGCCAGATGGTGCTCGAGACGGGCAGTCATCCGGCGTTGCTCAAGGACGCCGTCACCACCCCGGCCGGTTGCACCGTCGACGGCATCCTCAAGCTCGAGGAGGGCGGTCTGCGGGTCACCCTGATCAAGGCCGTTTCGGAGGCGGCGGCGCGCGCCCGCGAGCTCGGTTGA
- a CDS encoding type 1 glutamine amidotransferase produces MTASPSSSSTVTTLQPTLRAALIQVRQHAAAEAQEQRCFLARCGFRPEQLRCFNAVREPLDWHQIADADVLFVGGAGEFSVTQKEPFMASLSAIVERWIEDRRPFLGSCWGHQLLAVLAGGQVVTDPSREEIGTLPIFLTAAGRRDPVFAGMPERFEVHLGHHDRVSELPAGALELAASERCPNQVFRLGDRPAYGTQFHSEMSRADMRARLEIYREGYLRPGQEIDDLVAPTPEAETLLERFLAAWT; encoded by the coding sequence TTGACCGCCAGTCCTTCCTCCTCCTCGACCGTGACCACTCTGCAGCCGACCCTGCGGGCGGCCCTCATCCAGGTCCGTCAGCACGCCGCCGCCGAAGCCCAGGAGCAGCGCTGCTTCCTGGCTCGCTGTGGCTTCCGGCCGGAGCAGCTGCGCTGCTTCAATGCCGTGCGGGAGCCCCTCGACTGGCACCAGATCGCCGATGCCGACGTTCTCTTCGTGGGTGGGGCCGGCGAGTTTTCGGTCACCCAGAAGGAGCCTTTCATGGCGTCCCTGAGCGCCATCGTCGAGCGCTGGATCGAGGACCGTCGTCCCTTCCTCGGCTCCTGCTGGGGCCACCAGCTACTGGCGGTTCTCGCCGGCGGCCAGGTGGTCACCGATCCCTCCCGGGAAGAGATTGGCACGCTGCCCATCTTCCTCACCGCGGCGGGCCGCCGAGATCCGGTCTTCGCCGGCATGCCGGAGCGTTTCGAAGTCCACCTCGGTCACCACGACCGGGTCTCCGAGCTGCCCGCTGGAGCCCTCGAGCTGGCGGCTTCGGAGCGCTGTCCCAACCAGGTCTTTCGGCTGGGCGATCGGCCGGCCTACGGCACCCAGTTTCACAGCGAGATGAGTCGCGCCGACATGCGGGCTCGGCTCGAGATCTATCGCGAGGGCTACCTGCGGCCGGGGCAGGAGATCGACGATCTGGTGGCGCCGACGCCGGAGGCCGAGACGCTGCTCGAGCGTTTCCTCGCCGCCTGGACCTGA
- a CDS encoding GGDEF domain-containing protein — protein sequence MRDPREREHDTDPSGPGSDTDNLDISSLQESGLTQAYETTEHGVVDEDVTGSDVEANLILIAHPDGQRLGTRLRMTSGTSLEVGRAPSSDISLPEVLSISRQHARIHYRGRRVALEDLGSTNGTYVNGQLINGPTVLHSGDRFQVAAVHFKFLHEQDPEHAYYETIYDLMTRDGLTEIFNKRKYEEEAEREFARAVRHDRPLSLIMFDLDDFKLINDNYGHLCGDFVLKQVTSLVRELIRPEQVFARVGGDEFVILAPETDSQGAVALASKLRERIAGLEYHYCDFTVSVTCSFGVAQFETGMVQREDLYEAADQALFLSKRAGRNRVTLAAASADTDGPGIPS from the coding sequence ATGAGAGACCCGAGAGAGCGCGAGCACGACACCGATCCTTCGGGACCTGGCTCCGACACGGACAACCTCGACATCTCGAGCCTGCAGGAGAGTGGGCTGACCCAGGCCTACGAGACCACCGAGCACGGAGTGGTCGACGAAGATGTCACCGGTAGCGATGTCGAGGCCAACCTCATTCTGATCGCCCATCCCGATGGTCAGCGCCTCGGCACTCGCCTGCGCATGACCTCCGGGACCAGCCTCGAAGTCGGCCGCGCGCCGAGCTCGGACATCTCGTTGCCGGAGGTTTTGTCGATCTCGCGCCAGCACGCCCGCATCCATTACCGTGGCCGGCGGGTGGCTCTGGAGGACCTCGGCAGCACCAACGGCACCTACGTCAACGGTCAGCTGATCAACGGACCGACGGTTCTGCACAGCGGCGACCGTTTCCAGGTGGCGGCGGTGCATTTCAAGTTTCTCCACGAGCAGGATCCGGAGCACGCCTACTACGAGACCATCTACGATCTGATGACCCGCGATGGTCTGACCGAGATCTTCAACAAGCGCAAGTACGAGGAAGAAGCAGAGCGCGAGTTCGCCCGCGCTGTGCGCCACGATCGGCCTCTCAGCTTGATCATGTTCGATCTCGACGATTTCAAGCTGATCAACGACAACTACGGGCATCTGTGTGGCGACTTCGTGCTCAAGCAGGTGACCTCTCTGGTGCGCGAGCTGATTCGCCCGGAGCAGGTCTTCGCACGCGTCGGAGGCGACGAGTTCGTGATCCTGGCGCCGGAGACGGACTCGCAGGGGGCGGTGGCGCTGGCCTCGAAGCTGCGCGAGCGCATCGCCGGCCTCGAGTATCACTACTGCGATTTCACGGTTTCGGTGACCTGCTCCTTCGGCGTCGCCCAGTTCGAAACCGGCATGGTGCAGCGCGAAGACCTCTACGAAGCGGCCGATCAGGCGCTCTTCCTCTCCAAGCGAGCGGGGCGCAATCGGGTCACCTTGGCCGCCGCCTCGGCGGACACGGACGGCCCGGGCATTCCTTCCTAG
- the recN gene encoding DNA repair protein RecN: protein MLRELHIRNLAVVAEASLELTTGLHVLTGETGAGKSIVVDSLGLLAGARAVSDLIRTGAETLSVAGVFAPGGDDWRGILEAAGLDADGDELLVRREISRSGRNRIFVNDHPATLKVLGELAPHLLRIHGQRDELGLVDPELQREWLDRSGGEAAERLRQRVGEAYFAWHRLTGGLEKLSGDEAARQERLDLLSFQAAEIEAARLQAGEAVALRQEREVLRHAEAIQQALAESYELLFEGEGAAVDRVARSESLLAGVASWEPTADEWGRELAEARVRLEEAADAQRRRLEALEADPARLDFVEERLASIERLLRKHRVETCAELLALGETMRGEITALQAAEEERAGLEARAAEALETYRRVADELSAGRREWRQNLVAGIEQELVGLGLEKARLGIDLEARPLAASPLEVGAERVEFGPAGFDQVVFQFAPNPGEEARPLAAIASGGELSRIYLALQLAARDDAGPTLVFDEVDTGIGGAQAAGLGRKLRRLGTSSQVLVVTHLPQVASFGHHHFRIWKTVEAARTKTRVEPLGADQRVGELARMLGGEATTDLTLSHARELIAQGTADHRVGEG, encoded by the coding sequence ATGCTGCGCGAGCTTCACATCCGCAACCTGGCGGTCGTCGCCGAAGCTTCCCTCGAGCTCACCACCGGGCTGCATGTGCTCACCGGTGAGACCGGCGCCGGCAAGTCCATCGTGGTCGATTCCCTCGGCCTGCTCGCCGGGGCTCGCGCCGTCAGCGACCTCATCCGCACCGGTGCCGAGACCTTGTCGGTGGCCGGCGTCTTTGCCCCCGGCGGCGACGACTGGCGGGGCATCCTGGAGGCGGCCGGCCTCGACGCCGATGGCGATGAGCTGCTGGTCCGTCGCGAGATCAGCCGTAGCGGCCGCAACCGCATCTTCGTCAACGATCACCCCGCGACCCTCAAGGTGCTCGGCGAGCTGGCGCCCCACCTGCTGCGCATTCATGGTCAGCGCGACGAACTCGGGTTGGTCGATCCCGAGCTGCAGCGCGAATGGCTCGATCGCAGCGGCGGTGAGGCGGCGGAGCGCTTACGCCAGCGGGTCGGCGAGGCCTATTTCGCCTGGCACCGCCTGACCGGCGGCCTCGAGAAGCTCTCCGGGGACGAGGCGGCGCGGCAAGAGCGCCTCGACCTGCTGTCCTTCCAAGCCGCCGAGATCGAGGCCGCTCGGCTGCAGGCCGGCGAAGCGGTGGCGTTGCGCCAGGAGCGCGAAGTGTTGCGTCACGCCGAGGCCATCCAGCAGGCCCTCGCCGAGTCCTATGAGCTGCTCTTCGAGGGCGAGGGGGCGGCCGTCGACCGGGTGGCGCGCAGCGAGTCGTTGCTCGCCGGGGTGGCGAGCTGGGAGCCGACCGCCGACGAGTGGGGGCGCGAGCTGGCGGAAGCGCGGGTGCGGCTGGAAGAAGCGGCCGATGCCCAGCGCCGACGTCTGGAAGCTCTGGAAGCGGATCCGGCGCGGCTCGATTTCGTCGAGGAGCGGCTTGCCTCCATCGAGCGTTTGTTGCGCAAGCATCGGGTGGAGACCTGTGCCGAGCTCCTCGCCCTCGGCGAGACGATGCGAGGCGAGATCACCGCCCTGCAAGCGGCGGAAGAAGAACGCGCCGGCCTCGAGGCGCGGGCCGCCGAGGCCCTCGAAACCTATCGCCGGGTCGCCGACGAGCTGTCGGCCGGGCGTCGCGAGTGGCGCCAGAACCTGGTCGCCGGCATCGAGCAGGAGCTGGTCGGGTTGGGCCTCGAGAAGGCGCGGTTGGGCATCGACCTCGAGGCTCGACCGTTGGCCGCTAGCCCCCTCGAAGTGGGCGCCGAGAGAGTCGAGTTCGGCCCTGCCGGCTTCGACCAGGTGGTCTTTCAGTTCGCTCCCAATCCGGGCGAGGAAGCTCGCCCCCTGGCGGCGATCGCTTCCGGCGGCGAGCTGTCGCGCATTTATCTCGCGCTGCAGCTCGCGGCGCGCGACGATGCCGGGCCGACGCTGGTCTTCGACGAGGTCGACACCGGCATCGGCGGAGCCCAGGCGGCGGGCTTGGGGCGCAAGCTGCGGCGTCTCGGCACTTCCTCGCAGGTTCTGGTGGTCACCCATCTGCCCCAGGTGGCGAGCTTCGGCCATCATCACTTCCGAATCTGGAAAACGGTCGAGGCGGCCCGCACCAAGACCCGGGTCGAGCCGCTGGGGGCGGATCAACGGGTCGGTGAGCTGGCGCGCATGTTGGGTGGCGAGGCGACCACCGATCTCACCCTCTCCCACGCCCGCGAGCTGATCGCTCAGGGCACTGCCGACCACCGGGTGGGAGAAGGCTAG
- a CDS encoding L-threonylcarbamoyladenylate synthase: MEIWHPGRGPAGLRRHLDAGGVLAIPTESSYGLAADPGNPAGVEAVFHIKRRPADKALLVVAASLDQIDALGVRLQDPLRQTLDDLWPAPLTVVLPLVRPLAAAVGQPTLAIRIPRHRALRDLCAELGPLTATSANRSGEAPIRDPRRLAELLAGHAGWIIDGGVLPGGAPSTLLDAMASPPRVLRAGNLELPAELGEEWSNGDGSTYMVGSGVKR; this comes from the coding sequence TTGGAGATCTGGCACCCTGGGCGCGGGCCCGCGGGTCTGCGTCGTCACTTGGACGCGGGCGGAGTGCTGGCGATTCCGACCGAGTCGAGCTACGGCCTGGCGGCGGATCCCGGGAACCCTGCGGGTGTCGAAGCGGTCTTTCATATCAAGCGCCGGCCGGCGGACAAGGCGCTGTTGGTGGTCGCCGCCAGCTTGGATCAGATCGATGCCCTCGGAGTGCGCCTGCAGGACCCGTTGCGCCAGACCCTGGACGATCTCTGGCCGGCGCCGCTGACGGTGGTCCTGCCGCTAGTTCGCCCGCTGGCCGCCGCCGTCGGGCAGCCCACCCTGGCGATCCGGATCCCGCGTCATCGCGCCTTGCGCGACCTCTGTGCCGAGCTCGGGCCGTTGACCGCCACCAGCGCCAATCGCAGTGGCGAGGCGCCGATCCGGGATCCCCGTCGCCTGGCCGAGCTGCTCGCCGGTCACGCTGGCTGGATCATCGACGGCGGTGTGCTTCCCGGGGGAGCGCCGTCGACACTGCTCGATGCGATGGCCTCGCCGCCGAGGGTCTTGCGAGCCGGCAACCTGGAGCTGCCGGCGGAGTTGGGGGAAGAGTGGTCCAACGGCGACGGATCGACGTATATGGTTGGGAGTGGTGTGAAGAGATGA
- the coaD gene encoding pantetheine-phosphate adenylyltransferase: MNPRIAVYPGSFDPIHNGHLDLIQRCLPLFDEVVVAVLFNEAKRPLFSVEERVDMIRSVLAPYPSCRVETFSGLLVDFTAQVGARAVVRGLRAVSDFEAEFQMALMNRRLNADVETLFMTPRDEYTYLSSRLLKEVASLGGHLNGLAPPIVLERLSERLRI; encoded by the coding sequence TTGAACCCCCGCATTGCCGTCTATCCGGGCTCCTTCGATCCGATCCACAACGGCCATCTCGACCTGATTCAGCGCTGCCTTCCGCTGTTCGACGAGGTGGTGGTGGCGGTGCTCTTCAACGAAGCCAAGCGACCGTTGTTCTCGGTCGAAGAGCGGGTCGACATGATCCGGTCGGTGCTGGCGCCCTATCCGTCGTGCCGGGTGGAGACCTTCTCGGGCCTGCTGGTCGACTTCACCGCCCAGGTGGGAGCGCGGGCCGTGGTGCGCGGCCTGCGGGCGGTGTCGGACTTCGAAGCGGAGTTTCAGATGGCATTGATGAACCGTCGCCTCAACGCCGACGTCGAGACCCTCTTCATGACGCCGCGGGACGAGTACACCTACCTGTCGAGCCGCTTGCTCAAGGAGGTGGCATCGCTGGGCGGGCACCTCAACGGTTTGGCGCCGCCGATCGTCCTCGAGCGCTTGAGCGAGAGGCTGCGCATTTGA